From the Prochlorococcus sp. MIT 1223 genome, the window TAGATTCTCCAAGTTTCTCGAGAAACAAATTGAAATCCATCAAAGCATAATAATCTTTCTCAAGATTTAAATAACAGATTCCTCTTGATTGATAAACAGAAGCATTTCCATTATCTAAGTCTATATAGTTATTGAAACATTCTATTGCACCTAAATCGTCATCTCCCGTTTTAATTATTCCTAAAATTCTATAAGCCTCTTTAGATCTTGGATTAATCTCTAATACTTTCTTTAAATCACTAATACACCCTTCTTCATCCTTTAAACGTAGCTTCGCAGAGGAACGCGAAAGATAAAGCTCGTCATTAGTTGGGTTGAGCTCTAGTGCCTTTGTGCAATCATCTATTACTACTTGATAATCAACTGATTCAGTTTCACTTCTGACAGAGTCTATTGAATTATTTTCATCGAAGGAATCTTTACTCTCACTAGTTGCTTCTTCTGTCTGAGAATATTCTGCTAACAATTTAGTAGCCTCTTCACTCCCTAATTCTTCAGCTCTTTTTATATCTTTGATTCCTTCCTCATTGTCATTCAGTCCTAATTTTGCAATCCCTCTAGCGTAATAAGAATGAGCTGTTTGATCATCTACTTTTATATAGTCGTCAAGGTCAGAAATAGCTCCTTCGTAGTCTTCTGATGCAACCTTACAGAGACCTCTTCGGAAAGACACCAAAGGGACAGCCTTTTGCGCTAGTTCTAATGCCTTTGTGAAATCAGAGATAGCTGCATCATCTTCATCTCTATCACTCTTTACTAAACCTCGAGTTATATATGCAAGACAAATATCAGATTTAATGGTTAAAGCTTTCTCTGTAGCAGAGATCGCACCTTCTAAATCATCTAAATAATATTTTGCATACCCAAGGCTTGCTATAGCCTCTGGATCTTCAGGGTTAAGGTCTATTGATTTATTAATATCAATAATTCCACCTTCGGGGTCGCCTGATTCAGTCTTATTGATGCCCAACAAAATATACGAGGCACTTAAGACTGGGTTTGGATCGATCTTTGTTGCATTAGTTAAGTCTGAAATAGAACCTACTAGGTCACCTGTTTCTGCTTTTGTTTTTCCAAGATTGAAATGTGCAACGGCAAGTTCTGGAAAGAGTTCAATTGCTTTTTCGAAATCTGCCATTGCATCTTCGAAATTGCCTAGATCTTTTTGGGCAAGACCGCGATTGTTATAAACACGAGCAAATGTTGGGTCTATCTCTAATGCTTTGTTGTAGTCCTTTAAAGCTTTCACTGCCTCACCTTTCGAGCTTTTCAAATCTCCACTTTTTTTATAGTCCTCAGCAGTTAGTTCTCCTTCGCAGTGTTCTTTCAATAATTCGGATGCTTCTTTAATCTCTTCTTCTCTATCTTCTTCAGATTCATATTTGCTTTTTTCGATATCAAGAACTTCCTGCCAATCCATACAAGCACCTTTCCTATCACCAATCTCTTTCTTGGCAAGACCTCTTTTTGTTTGTGCTTTTCTATTCCAAGGATTCATATCAAGTATTAGGTCATAGTCTTCAATTGCTTCTTTAAATAACTTTTGACGTAAATACAGTTCCGCTCTTTTCTGGTATGCATTACTTAAACCTAAAGTCGCTCCTTTTTGGGGATTAATATCAATAGCCTTTAGGTAGTCATTGATAGATGCTGATATGTCTTCTAGGGAGTCTTCTCTCTCAGGATCTTCCCAAAGTCTTGCAGTAGCTCTGCGGTTGTATAAATCCCAGTCATCAGGGTCTATCTCCAAGGCTTTGGTTAAATCAGCAATAGCGCCTTCTTTATCATCTTCAGTGGATTTATCAAATGCCCTGTATTTATAGGCATCAATATTTTTAGGATCAATTTCAAGGGCTTTTGTAAAGTCTTCAATTGCTGCTACATATTCGTCTATTGCGTCCTTGCAATGACCTCTGTAAATGTAGTAATTAGGGTTACTAGGGTCATTTTCAATTACTTGATCGTAATCAAGAATTGCACCTTGATAGTCGTCCGATAACCATTTTGCTCTAGCTCTCCTTATATAGTCCTTTTGCGATTCTGGTTCGATTTCAAGAATCTTATTTTGATCGATTAGATCTTCTGCTGTTGTCCCATACCAAGAATTGAATAGATCTTGATCTTGATCTTCATCTTCATATTTATTTTGTGCTGCCAAAGCCTGAACCAAGTAGTCATATTGACGAATATGAAAATTTGGAACAAATGAAAGAGCTTCTTGCTCATTAAGTCCAAAGCTTTTAAGAATAGAGTGAGTATTAGAGACGAGATAGGAATACAAGAGAATCAATCGGTCCTTCATTGCACCTTTAGAAGAGTCTTCGCCTTTGATTTGAGAGAGTTGTAGTTGAATAAAGCAATGAGTTGCTAACCATAAGAACCTTGTATCCCAATCATCTTCAATTATTTCTGCTTTAGAAAGGTCAACCCCAGTGGTTTTTTCCCAAGTTTTCGTATAAAACGCACACCAATCAAGCAACTTGCTTTTCGGATCTTCTTTTGTAGGATTTTTATCAATCATTGTTCTTCTCCTAATATTGAGAGACCTCTCCCTCTCTTGTTCCAGATGTCTACGAGAGTTGTGTCATAAAAATCTGACCATTTTTCATTAAGCAGTTCTGAGTTTCGATCGATTTGGGTTAATTGAAATACCAACTCGTCATATGAATACATTCCATAATGAGGTAAAAGTTGTTCCAGAGTGAATTCTTCTGGTGGAAATATATTCCTAGTATGTATTTGTAAGTTTGAGAAGTTAACGCATAGCGGCATATTAGATAAATCCTCTATCGAATTGCCTAATTGATTTTGCTTTAAAATGAAAGTTAGTACATTTATGTATAGAAATTTTTGATGCCATCCTTCTTCCTCTCCTTCTTCTTCTGTATATTTTAAATCTTTAAATGAATCATCATCCAATACATTTTCAATAATATGATTAGTCCAAGACTTAACTGACTGTATGTTTAAATTTCTGACAATTATCTTAGACTTTTCATCGCCAAGTTTAGCTGCTTTTTTCCAATCCTCTATAATACTTTCTTGATCTCCAAAATATCTATTTATCACACCCCTTTGTCTATATAATGAGCCATCTTCTGGATTTATATCTATAGCTCTATCTATATCAACTAATGCACCATCGTGATCCTCTAATGATTGCTTGCAAATACTTCTAAGATAAAATATACCAGCACTAATTCCCTGCTCATAATCACCTTCAGAAATTAGTTCAGAAGCTTTATCAAGTTCTATTATCGCTTCCTTAAAGTTAGACTTTTTTGCATTTTTCCAGGCTTTTTCATAGATTTTGTATACATCTTTTGGTTTATTATTTCTGCACTCTTTAATGAAACGAAAAGGATTATAGCAGAAGCGATATATATTTAATCTATAATTTCTTGGGAAGTAATAAGTTAGACCAAGTAAACTTGCAAGTATATGTATATTAAACCAAATACCAAAAAACTGATATTTCCCTATTCCACCAAAGCTAATTATATAGGCACCAATCGACCAAATTATTAAGCTAAAAACTAATCTTTTAAATAAACTCTTCTCTCTTGAATAAGCAACATCTGAAACAGCCAAAGACTCAAAGTATATTCCGATTAGACTAAGAAATGCTAAGGGAAAACCTTTAAACAAAGCCCTAATTGTAGAGGAAACTATTAACGAACACATCCCATAAAATATCAAATCAATTCCAGTATTCCTAGCGGTTTTCCTACTACCTGATAGTACTAATTTAAGCCCTTGTAGAAATTTATTAATTCGGTTATTTAATTTACTCAACAGCAATCTCCTTAATAAAGTAATGCAAAAGGATTAACTCTTAAATCAAGAGCAGCAGTGCGGCGGCACATCGAAGACATCTTGTCTTATCTAGAAAGTCTAGTCCGAACAAACGATCTCAACAAAATCTCGTAAAGCGACAATCAAGAAAAGGCTTCGATTGGCTACAGGATTAAAGGGATTCTTACTGCTAGCGGCACAGGTCAAATAGCCAGGTAAATGCAATTCGCACTTTTAAGTCCCCAAACCAAATCTTGGTATTAACTTAGTGTGCCCAAAATTATTATGATTAGACTACTTCAGATGGTAGACACATCAATCCTTTTGTGCTATAATTTAAGACATCTGGAAGGCGTGAATAGAACAACGTCCTAGCAAAAGATATAACGTTAACTTGCAATGATTTATTATGCACTCCACAGTCTCTGACTGGATGCCTGGACAGTATTTCGTTACTATCAAAGACGTATCGAAGTTTCTAAATGTCTCCAGATCCACTATCACTAGAAAAGAACAGAAGAATCAGTTTCCGAGAAGACAACAGATCTTAGGGAAAAGGGTTGGGTACAAGAAGGAATACATCCTTCAGTTTGTTGAAGGCACCTGGTCTCCTGAAGGAGGCACGAAATGACCCTCACCATCAGCAAAATCAACAGGATAACTGTCAAAAGCAAGAGGCAAAAACATAGTGTTGCTGAAGGAAGTGCTCTCTACTTAGTTACTGAAAAATCCCCTTTGAATTGCAAAAGATTTGAAGGTGTTACCAGATACCCAAGAGGAAGGGCAGGGAAACTTCAGCACATACCTATGGGTGTCTATGGAAAGACAATCAGAACACCAAAGGATCTAGAACTAATGATCCACAAATGGACTGAACTCAAAACTTGGTGTAAGGAGACAGGCAATTCACCACACTTATTCCTGAATAAAGAGGGGACCGAAGAACCGAAGTCAGAAAAAACCTTGGAGGAAGTCTTTCACTCCTTTTTGCGACTGCATAAGAAAAGAACAAAAGAAGTGACTTGGGTTACCAGCCAAAACAGATTGAATCAAATGCTGGACTTCTTCGGGAAGGACACTCCAATAGTGGATCTTGAATGGGACAACAACGGGAGGAAACGTGTAGTTGATATGGTCAGACTCATCGAGAACAGAGGTTCGCATGACCATGCAAGACGTTGTAGAAGACTTTTAAATAACGTCTTCACTCATGCAATAAAAGAACAGTGGATGAGAAGAGATCAGAACCCTGCCTCAGTTCCAGTAGAGGGAGAAGGAATAGATCACAAATACAAAGGGAATCCAAGTATTTCTTGGAATGAAGTCCCTGATTTGATGACTTCAATCAATGAAAACTCTTGCGATGGAACAAAACTCACTCGACTTGCAGTGAAGTTTTATTTGATGACTTGTATTCGTGTAAGTGCAATAGTTTCTCTCGAATGGGATTGGTTTGATGAGTCGAAAGATCAGTGGGTTCTTCCTCCACAGACCCCTGGACTCAAACGCAAACTGAAAACCACAACGAATGACTATGCACACATCATTCCTGCAACATCTGAAATTCATCTATTGATGGATGAACTCAGGAAGATGACTGGGTATCAGAAATACGTTTTTCTAAGTCCTGAAGGAAAGAAATATCCACACCTCTCACGATCAACAATCAATACCTACTTACGTCGTCTTGGGTGGTTTAGGAAACTAACTGCACACGGGTGGAGACAAGTAGTTGCAACTGCAGGACAAGAAGAAGGTGATTTCAAATTCGATGTGAAGGAGATCATCCGAAGACAGATAGGTCATACAGACAACAAGAAGGGGACTTTCGGTGCGTATGACAACACTCAATTCCTCAAGGAGAGAAGGGAGTTCTTGGAATGGTGGACTGAAGAATTAGTCAACCAAGGGTTAATCATCTAGTGAACTACTTCTAAGTCAAAAGGGAAACAAAGATCTTTGAACACCTTGAGCACCATTGCCACCTACCTGATGAATTGCCTTTGCATACTGTTCTGAATACGCACAGTTTTTACAGCACTCATTAGGTTCTGGTATCTGGTGCTGGTTCATCAGAGCAACCATCTCATCAAGTTGTTCTTCCAGTCCATCAGTAGTCCATTTATAGGGAACGAGGTACTCATCAAAGTTCATCGTCTTATGGAATCCATCATCATCTCTCTTGGCATTGCAGACCAAGAAGTAAGAGGTTGGATGAACATCAAATCCCATTCCTTTCAGTAGGTAGGCATAGAAGTTCATCTGAAGTTTGTATCCCTCATGATATGGATCATCCAAATAATCTTGCTTATCAACTAGTCCATTTTTTGCCTGAGATTTGTAGTCCACAACGATCAATTGCTTAGTTCTTGTGTCTTGCCAAATATCGTCTACACCACCCGTCAAAATGATGCTGGTG encodes:
- a CDS encoding tyrosine-type recombinase/integrase, which gives rise to MTLTISKINRITVKSKRQKHSVAEGSALYLVTEKSPLNCKRFEGVTRYPRGRAGKLQHIPMGVYGKTIRTPKDLELMIHKWTELKTWCKETGNSPHLFLNKEGTEEPKSEKTLEEVFHSFLRLHKKRTKEVTWVTSQNRLNQMLDFFGKDTPIVDLEWDNNGRKRVVDMVRLIENRGSHDHARRCRRLLNNVFTHAIKEQWMRRDQNPASVPVEGEGIDHKYKGNPSISWNEVPDLMTSINENSCDGTKLTRLAVKFYLMTCIRVSAIVSLEWDWFDESKDQWVLPPQTPGLKRKLKTTTNDYAHIIPATSEIHLLMDELRKMTGYQKYVFLSPEGKKYPHLSRSTINTYLRRLGWFRKLTAHGWRQVVATAGQEEGDFKFDVKEIIRRQIGHTDNKKGTFGAYDNTQFLKERREFLEWWTEELVNQGLII
- a CDS encoding helix-turn-helix transcriptional regulator, coding for MPGQYFVTIKDVSKFLNVSRSTITRKEQKNQFPRRQQILGKRVGYKKEYILQFVEGTWSPEGGTK
- a CDS encoding PD-(D/E)XK nuclease family protein, which produces MIDLKRNGKKEPVKATGVRSRESSSYTPNQTADFKISRGRFSNFLTCKRCFYLDRVMGLDPPGTPGWTLNETTDLLLKKEFDECRESQTPHRLFASNGLGHVVPFDHPEMDNWRNSLHRGLMLRHKDTSIILTGGVDDIWQDTRTKQLIVVDYKSQAKNGLVDKQDYLDDPYHEGYKLQMNFYAYLLKGMGFDVHPTSYFLVCNAKRDDDGFHKTMNFDEYLVPYKWTTDGLEEQLDEMVALMNQHQIPEPNECCKNCAYSEQYAKAIHQVGGNGAQGVQRSLFPF
- a CDS encoding tetratricopeptide repeat protein, which gives rise to MIDKNPTKEDPKSKLLDWCAFYTKTWEKTTGVDLSKAEIIEDDWDTRFLWLATHCFIQLQLSQIKGEDSSKGAMKDRLILLYSYLVSNTHSILKSFGLNEQEALSFVPNFHIRQYDYLVQALAAQNKYEDEDQDQDLFNSWYGTTAEDLIDQNKILEIEPESQKDYIRRARAKWLSDDYQGAILDYDQVIENDPSNPNYYIYRGHCKDAIDEYVAAIEDFTKALEIDPKNIDAYKYRAFDKSTEDDKEGAIADLTKALEIDPDDWDLYNRRATARLWEDPEREDSLEDISASINDYLKAIDINPQKGATLGLSNAYQKRAELYLRQKLFKEAIEDYDLILDMNPWNRKAQTKRGLAKKEIGDRKGACMDWQEVLDIEKSKYESEEDREEEIKEASELLKEHCEGELTAEDYKKSGDLKSSKGEAVKALKDYNKALEIDPTFARVYNNRGLAQKDLGNFEDAMADFEKAIELFPELAVAHFNLGKTKAETGDLVGSISDLTNATKIDPNPVLSASYILLGINKTESGDPEGGIIDINKSIDLNPEDPEAIASLGYAKYYLDDLEGAISATEKALTIKSDICLAYITRGLVKSDRDEDDAAISDFTKALELAQKAVPLVSFRRGLCKVASEDYEGAISDLDDYIKVDDQTAHSYYARGIAKLGLNDNEEGIKDIKRAEELGSEEATKLLAEYSQTEEATSESKDSFDENNSIDSVRSETESVDYQVVIDDCTKALELNPTNDELYLSRSSAKLRLKDEEGCISDLKKVLEINPRSKEAYRILGIIKTGDDDLGAIECFNNYIDLDNGNASVYQSRGICYLNLEKDYYALMDFNLFLEKLGESNIKPNWLAYTLYKRSISKYRLNDNQAALDDINKAIELDPQEKSYVEHKDAIDWQSCYKFQRAERLTEILAPWSILREELIISARLGYELAITRLKSGYENMGILVDNQTEKIDEEPQASEHYVQRGLLKEHYDPLDAINDYTKALEINPKLSNIYRYRGLLRQNTGDILGAIEDYRKAIEIDPEGKNIDPYNKEKNIIVDLINEGGDSSDIRYERAIYPRELLGDLLKDRNEIILNDYEDYSCRANSRCNSGHYLGALYDYNKAIELNKKDKDLASLYVNRGNCKDLTGDPNSAMEDYTLALEIDPKYCDAYYNRGVARRDSGDEVGALLDFETTIELNPNLSNAHQNIGSIKFRSSDLKGACSCWKKASELGNNNADQLIDKECRSEGVLASAGFYKNRAEKKYDLEEDYEGAKDDYLKSLEVDPNNAKTYFDLGNVYDSLNDDENAIKYWSKSIEIDPSNPDPYLNRGLTVYYDDSENAINDFKKVIEIQPENATAMASIGEIYAEELEYSKAIKYLDKAIELDESMHNAYSRRAECRREANDFKGSLSDTYKAYEIDPEAIFPSLMIDAASDHYHLGEYQKAIDLLNEEIDDSSDYLDVDLYIQRGRYKKAAGDIEGANSDLMIAYKEVDNKISESDEFEESEISNRAEIKELLEDFNGAISDYNQLIELGFSHWKRIYLCKSGKCKKALGDLTGACKDWKKSAELEFEESIKLLKEHCE